Sequence from the Strix uralensis isolate ZFMK-TIS-50842 chromosome 1, bStrUra1, whole genome shotgun sequence genome:
AGTTTTTCCTGAGGAAGATGAAGAACTGGAAGTAAAGAACATGCCAtgtaaaagcagaatttttaGGGAATTCCTTGCTTGAGAAACATTACGAACGTTTCTTGATATCATTTGAACATGAACCTCTCAATACTAAGTTTTAATAAACTTTATTTCCCATCTGAGGAAAAAAGAACTATATTTTATGTTCTGGCAATGCTGAAAACAACTATCACTAAAACAAATCAAAGTGGAATTACTTTGCCAAAAGATAAACACTTTTTCAACTGATGATTCAAATAGTGGTTTATGTGTTCATGAAGTGCTACTTTCAAGTagcatttttcttgctgtttctctAAGTCTATTTagaaaaatgatagaaaaataacAGTCATTATTTCACTGTTAGAAATTGAGCTTAAAAAAAGGATTCTTGAGATTTTAGTGGTTAAAGCAAAGAAATAGTAACAACACCAGGAACAAATAATTTACCTGATTCTCTGCTCCATTTCTTCTAAGGTCTCCTTCTTTACTATGTCAAGCTCTTGCTGATGTTCCTTTCGCAGAGTACGCAAGTCTTTTTGAAGATTATTCACTTCTTTGCATAGTTTCTGTTTCTCCCTTTCAGTCTCTTCCAGTTTAGTCTGCAAATCCTTCTGCTGGTTCTGCATATCACCTAATAATTTCTGCAGCTCCAAACCAGATTTAGccttttcttcaacatttttctcaaaagctttcaGACTGTCATTTCTTTCATCCAACTGTTGCTGTAAAGCTTTTAGCTTTTCTTCATATCTCGAACTCATATCTTCCATCTCAGTCTTATGTACTTCATTTTCCTTCACTAGATTATTTTCCAACTCTTTTATCTTCTGTTCTAAAGATTGACTGACTGCCtccttttcctgcatttttttctggaaatctcCAATTACATTCTCCATATCAAGATGTTTTTGTTCTTTAGCTCTTAATTCTTCCCTACTGCTTGCTAAATCACCACTGCAACGAGCAAGCTCATCTGCTAACAATGAGTATTTTTTGGTTTGCTCCTCAAGTTCTTTCCTGAGGCTTTCAGCCTTACTCTGCTCCTCCTGATGGCTCTTCTCAACACATTCTAGTTTTTTAAGGAGCTCTTCCTGTTTGGTTTGCAGTTCTAGACGAGAGTCATTACTCTCTTGTTGCTCCTTTTCATACTTCTGCAACAGTTCATCTTTTTCAGTTAAGCCCTTCTGCAACACGTGCATTTTCTCTTTGTATGTCTGTTGGACGCTCTCaagcatgttatttttttcttgttctacaGCAGCTTTTACACTCTCTACTTTTTGCAACATTTCTTTCTCTAATTCTGTGGAATCTCTTgttgactttattttttcttctaaggaCTCAATTTTGGCCTCTCTCTCCTGCACTTTTTGTTCCAAGTCTCTTAACTGATTTTCTCTATCTTGCTTAAAttgctgttccttttcttccatcTGAGACATCAATTGCCTTTTAATAGAACCGATTTTTAGCTCTGCCTTCTTTTTTAGATCCGCCAGCTTAGTGTTGTTCTCTGCATTCAATCTCTCTTCTAATTCTTTCAGctcttcctctttgcttttaAGTATCCCTGACTTCATTTGAACAAATtccctctcctttgcttcaaattcagttttcagtGAACCTATTTGCTTCTCAAGATTAAGCACTTTTTCTTCAGCCTCCTTAAATCTATTGTCCTTTTCAAAAGCCACCCTCTCTGCCTGCTGGAGTTGCCAAGCTATCTCTTTTTGCTCTGTGTCTTTTTGTTCATTAGACTTTTTAAGTTTCTCCATCAAGGAatcattttctgaagttttctgagCAACGTGTTCTTCTAGTTCAGCAATTCTTGCTGCTTGGTTTTTTAACTTTGCAGTTAACTCACTTTcttgtttttccctcttgttttgcttttgttccaATTCACTTTTCAAACTATCgagattcttgctttctttagCTAGCTGCTCCTTCAGTTTATTTAGCTCTTCACCTTTTTTATTGGCTTCAGTATTGCTTAATTCAAGTTTGCTCTGCAAATCTTTAATAGTATCGTGATTTTGTGTAAACCTGGTTTGTGCTTTCATCTTCCACTCAGACAGCTTGGCCGTGCAATGATCTACCTGCTGAAGAGCTGATGCTTTTTCTTGACTCAGCGTCTCAACTCTGGCCGATAACTCCTGTACCTGGTTTAACAACTGCAACCGATCCTCTTCATGTTGCTTGCTTAACAGAGACATGGCTGCTTCCTTTTCCGTTAAACTTATCATGCTTTCAAGTCTAACATTAAGGTCACTAATTGTTTTGTTGAGAGCAGAGATCTCGGATACTTTTTCCTGGAGTTCCTCCCTCATTGAGGTGACAGCATTGATATTTTCAGATAATTCTTTCCTCAGCTGTGTTATAcaagtttctttttctgatgctgCTTGCTGCTGGTGCCCTCCCTCTTTTTGCAACTGTTCCTTTTCTGTTACAAGTCCTTCAATGTCAGCTCTCATGGACGTAATTAAATTGTCCTTCTCTTGCAGCTGTTGCATTGACTTTTGCAAAGAAGTACTCACAGCAGAATGATGCTCTGTTACTTCTCTAAGTTGAGCTTCTAGTTCAAGAATCTTACTCGTTTTAATTAATACTGCTTCTTTAACTTCTGCAGTTCGGCGCTTGCAATCTGCAATCTTGCATGTTACTATGCCAATTTTTTCACTACATTTTTCAATTAATTCATTGATTTTTGTTTGCAATAAAGCTTCAGCGTTCTTCCAGCAAGCATCTAACTGAGCTACAAGTTCTCCTGACAGCCTTTTAAACTCAGCTTCTTTTAGCTGAATTGcctctatttttttctcataattttcaTGATCTTTATACTGAGAAGACTGCACATCTTGGAGTTTCTCTTCAAGTGTTTTCAGTGTATCAGCCAGCTCGGTAATTTTGGCTTTGTCCTTTTCTTCAACTGCTTTCTGTTCACTGAGCTGTTCCTGAAGTCCTGACTGCTCTTTCAGGGACTGATTAAGATCACCTTCCAATTTTTTCAACTGTGTTTTCAGGTCACTTTCCTTATCTGACAAAGCAGTCACCTTAGCCACTGACTGCCTTAGCTGTTCTTGCAATTCCTTCAGGGACTCCTCCCTTTTCACCTGTTCTTCCTTCAGGTGGGTTATTTCTGCTCTGGTGCTCTCCTCCTCAGCGCTGAAGGTGGCAAGTTTCTGTTTCAGGTCTCCAACTTCCTGCTCTTTCTCTTGCAGTTCCATTTCATGCTTTTCCTGGAGCTCTTCAACCTGCTGATGGAGTTTCTTTTCCCAACTTTGGGTAATTTCTTCCAACTCCCTTCTATGAGCCTCAGCAAGACTCTCCAGTTGCTCTTTCTGATTAGATTCTAGTTTTGACACAGCATCGTTGATTCCAGCTGAGCTGGCATGTGCCATTTCCAACATTTTAGCATTGAATTCGCTCTCTTTCTGACTGAACTCCAATTGCTTGTTTTCAAGCTCTTTTTTTAGCTTAGCTTCCTGCTCAGCAAGATTCTTTTTGAAAGTTTCCTGCATATCTTttgatttctgtttaattttctccattttgttatCCTGACGTTTCAGCTTACTTTCATATTCTTCTTGTAGAGCACTCATTCTCTCCTCTGTGGCTAACAGTTTCTGTTTAAGCTCTTCCACTTGCTTGTTCTGTAACTTCATGTGTtcaatttcattttccttctcacttAGAATTCTCTTTGTATCATCAGCCTCTCTTTGTAGATCCTTCAGCTGACATTCGTATTGTTGTGTTAGAGAGGtttctttctgtgtattttcattCCTTTGCTCTTGCAAATGCTGCTTCAGGTCATGTACCTGAGAGATGTATGCCTCTAACTCATTCTTGACATCATTCAGCTGGGATTCAGTTCTTTCTAGCTGCTCACTAAGTTGCAATTTTTCACCTTCAAGATCTGTcagcttttgctgcagctttgCTAATTCCTCTTCATAAATCTTTGCTTGCTCATTAGACGTACTCCGATGAGACTCTGAAAGCTCCTCTAGCTTTGCAGACACTTGTACAAATTCAGCTTCAGATCTTTCTGAAGATTCCTTCAATTTCTGTTCATGTGCTTTTAGTTCCTCCAAATGTCTGTCCTTCTCCTCCAATGACTGCCTGAGTTGGTTGAGCTCCTCTTTGAGTACCTTCTCAACTCCTTGAATAGACATTTCATGCTCTTTTAACATaatttcaacctcttctttgtgccttttcctctcttcttccaacTTTCCTTCCAATTCTTGCTCTGCTTCACACACTTTACTATTCAATGCAGAGAGCTCTTGTTCTAAATCATGACGTATTTTTAGTGCTTCTGATAGCTCAGAAGACAGGGCTTCTAATTCTGTTTGTTTCGCATCaagtttttctaatgttttttcaTTCATCTCTTCTATGTGTGCACGGaaaactgtttctttctccttcaaaatTGTAGCTATCTCTTGTTGttgtttctctctcattttttctatttcagttacTTGTTGTTGCTTTAAGATTTGAAGTTTTTCTGTCCAAAGCTTTTCCTGCTGCTCTTTCATGTTTTCCGGTTTATTCTTGTGTTTTTCAACCATACAATTTATTTCCTtagtgtgctgctttttttcagacTCCATCAGAGTACTTAATTCCTCTGATTGCTTTCTGTCATCTTGCGAATACTTTGCAAGAGAGCTTTCCAGTTCAAGAACCCTCTgttagaaaatacagttttaaaagagTATCAATACTCAAAAGGTAacaagagaaaatttaaaaaaatctcaccagGTTCACATAACTACAActtattccattattttttagTGAATATCAACTATTTCTATAAGCCTTTCATGCACCTAGTTTctgctcagctttgcttccattATGGTTAGTTATTTAATAAAAGGTTTTCTCTTTCATTGTGGTGAAAATACATACAATAAAAACTTAGAAAGAATTTAActtatacaaataaaataattcatgtgATATTTATGAGATACACACTCATTTTTTCTTGTTAAGCTAAAGTGCCAACACATAGGATGAAAGACATCAAGAGTCTACGTGAGTATTATCGACCTACTGATTTATCTTAATTCCACACATCTCATGGAGATTCTGCTGTGAAGGTAAAATGGTTCTATAGGCAAAACTTTCAAACTAATATTTGGGAGTGGTGGAATAATGTACAAACTTGCATTAGCAGATAATACAATCTTAGCCATTACATAAAGCAAGGGACACTTCAAAAAtttaagcacatttttttaatttattcaagtTTCCTTATAAGTGTTTGTATGCTAGCAGTACCCAGAAGTTAAACAGTTTGAAGTTTAACTCTCCTGTacaacatatataaaaattatgcAGATGGATACAAATTAATATCCCACGCCATGACAGCAAGTGAATGCAGTTGTATATTTTGTAAACATTGTGAGATTAAAACAACCCAATCACAATAAATCCACAGTATCTGTAAACTGCCACAGGTAAAATATATACTAAAAGGAATTCCTGTAAACGTTTACCCCTTTGGAATCTTTACTCACAGTTCTATAAATCTCTACTACTTCACGCATCTTCTGAACCTTCCTGTCACATGCTGACTGTAttgctttcttctgcagctctAATTCTTCTAAAGCTAGGGATCCTTGCTCCTCTTGTTCTTGAAGCGTTTTTAAACACTCACTCTGGTTTCTTTCCTGTATCAAAAATTATgattaaaacaataaatataGTCATCACACCTTCAAAAACAGTATAATAGAAAATTTACAAACAAGTTCATAGGAGTCATACACTAGGCACCTGTATTTTCACCACACGCACAGAGTTTGTATTTTGtctgtgaaaacaaaatcattataaatcacttccattttctcttcttgGGAACCATTTGTCTTTCTATGAAAAACATATCTCAATCCagcctttcattttgttttgtttaacacaATTGAGAGTAACACCTTAGAGGAATAAAGGTCTGTTCTCACTTGATTCCActgctaaattatttttaagcttCTATtccttataattaaaaaataacctgagaaataggtaggaaaaaaatatagtcaGGAAGAGACTGTCAAAGTCCCTCAGTCCTACTCACCAACCATCATGGAGGAGCACAAAAGAGAATCTACTATTTGTTAGGTAAAATTACATGATCTAAAGTGGATTACAGCttatgaaaaagaacaaagaatcCAGTGATTCCTCCCAGCCTGAcctagaagaaaattcttttctgaGGTCAAACACTATGAATAGTTAACCCTGCTCACATAATAcaacacaatcacagaatcatctaggttggaaagaaccttgaagatcatccagtccaaccattaacctaacattgacagttcccaactacaccagatccctcagcgctgggtcaacccgactcttaaacacctccagggatggggacgccaccactgccctgggcagcccattccaacgcccaactaccccttctggaaagaaatacttcctaatatccagtctaatccttccctggcgcaacatgaagccattccctcttgtcttatcgctcatgacttggttaaagagactcatccccagctctctgcaacctcctttcaggtagttgtagagggcgatgaggtctcccctcagcctcctcttctccagactaaacccccccagttccctcagccgctccccatcagacctgtgctccagaccctgcaccagctccgttgctcttctctggacacgctcaagtaattcaatgtcctttttggagtgaggggcccaaaactgaacacagtattcgaggtgcggcctcaccagtgccgagtacagggggacagtcacttccctgtccctgctggccacgctatttctgatacaagccaggatgccattggccttcttggccacctgggcacactgctggctcctgttcagccggctgtcaatcaacacccccgggtccctctctgactggcagctctccagccactcctccccaagcctgtagcgctgctggggttgttgtggcccaagtgcagcacccggcatttggccttattgaagctcatacagttggccttagcccatcgctccagcctgtccagatctctctgcagagcctccctaccctcgagcagatcaacactcccacccaacttggtgtcatctgcaaacttactgagggtgcactcgatcccctcgtctagatcatcaagaaagatgttaaacaggagtggccccaaaaccaagccctgggggacaccactcgtgaccggccgccaaccggatttaactccattcaccacaactctttgggcccggccatccagccagttttttacccagcaaagcatgtgcccatccaagccacgagcacccagttttgccaggagaatgctgtgggaaacggtgtcaaaggccttactgaagtcaaggtaaactacatccacagcctttccctcatccaataagcaggtcgccctgtcgtagaaggagatcaggtttgtcaagcaggacctgtctttcacaaacccatgctgactgggcctcatcatttggttgtcccgcatgtgttgtaagatggtactctggatgagctgctccatcagcttcctgggcaccgacgtcaagctgacaggcctgtaatttcctggatcatccttctgacccttcttatatatgggcatcatattggccagtttccaatctgtcgggacctccccagacagccaggactgctggtaaatgatggaaagtggcttggcaagcaccccagtcagctccttcagcacccttgggtgtatcccatcaggtcccatagacttgtgtatgtctatgtgatgcagtaggtcactgactgtctcctggattgcggggggcgtcgttctcccagtctctgtcttctggctgaggaggctggattccctcaatacaactagtcctgttattaaagactgaggcaaagaaggcatcaaggacctcagccttctcctcatcacttgttaccacgtttcctcccgcatccagcaggggatggagactctccctggcctttcttttgctgctgacatacttatagaaacatttcttgttatccttgattgctgaagccacaATGATACCAACACTTTTCAAGTAACAGCCTCATTCTTTGTACCTCTTTTACTCTAGTTGCTCTGGCTAATCGCCAATGATccagaggaagaaattaaaaaaaaatatctaacaaaaggaattttaaaaataaaagaagtctttCCCACAAGATGCAGCTGTTAGTGAGCAGTGATAGTGATTACCATTATTCAGTCTTGTATCACCGCAGCTGCTTTCCCTTCATGTTGCTGAAGTGTCTGACCTCTTTGACTTTTGGAGGACACTTTGTATCTTTGAGTGCAGGACTCTCACTACAGAACAGGGTCAGATTAAGACTTCTAGTTCCACCTCACACTTAGAGAAACGTCTTTCTACACTTTTTAGGGATACTTACAAGAGCTAACTTCATCTTGCCCTGGAAAGCCTTTTCTTGGGCCTGTAATCTCTTATTTAGCTCCTGATCTTTGGTAGCCATTTCttttttatggtatttttctAGTTCAGCAACACGCTTCTCTGAAGACTTCTGTGAACCAGTCAGAAAAAAActgatttcaaaatattaaataacactTTGTATTATTTCTTAATAAGAAAAGCAGTGCAAAAGAGAGAGGAAACCAGAACCATCTCTTTGCTGCCTTTGAATAAGTAACAGTCACTTGGAACGCTTCATATTGAGCCCTGAGAGTTGCTATTTTCAAGCTTGAAGTTATCCATCTTCCTTCTCAAGTCTTTCACTGTTCTACTAAAAGAAACACCAAATTTTCTAAAGACTCGTCGACCAAGGTGAACTTAcatgttttcagtttcagttcaaATGTGGTAATAAATTGGAAAAGGAACTTCTGTCTCTAGCTTTCCCTGCATTCTTATTATTTCGTGAGCCAGAAAGTCAAGTGATGATACTCTATGTAGACAGCTATCTATGATCTATATACATGCTTTATTTAAGAATAATGTAATGCAAGTAAGTTCTTCCCCTAAAGCATCAGTCTATTCTCTTAGAAAAATTACTAACATAACAAATGCCAACACAAGAACTGTAATTTAAAGGTGTTTAAATTTACAGCTTTGCAAGGCACATGCAGTACTTCTGCAATGTCTACCTGAATACACCAAATGAAGCAAATTTTAGCAATTCTTAACTAGCAAACAGTTTGGCAACAAGTTCTTAAGGGTTTACACATACTGGGCTAGGATAACCATTAAAAGTACTTAGTATTAAACCCCAAAATCCTGGAGGAGATGCGTGAGCTGACCgccattaatttcttcttcttgacTTCCTTTAAAGTCTCAAGTGTACTTctagtaaataattttattaaatactgTGAAACAAGGAGTAATACTGTTCATTTTTATATGCCTCTAATGTACTGATTTTAAactgttagagaaaaaaaaaatctatatggGGAGTTTTCTGTTCTGTCTTAAGTAAATCTTTAAtcctagaaattaatttttatagaACTTATTAAATCAGAAAAATGTTATAACATTATGATATACTAATGTATTTTACAACTATAGTTTAATTGTAATTGAATTATTAGATTAAAAGCCAATACAAGGTGAGTTTCAGCTTTTACCTTCATAATCTCAATCACCTCTTGTTTCACTCTGGTTAACTCCCGTTGAAGAGTTACCCTCTCTTCCTCACTTGCCTTTTCTACTGCTTTGATTTTTTCATCCATTTCTGCCTGCAATTTCTTCCGGGCTTCCTCTGTCTTCTGGGCAAGACTCAGAGCCCTCTCAAGCTCTTCaaaagctgcaaagaaaaaaaagtatatgatAGTCAAGAAATATCAATGTCCCTTGATAGAAGAACAGAGTTCTCAGTAACTGTAAATTACACAAGTAACAGAAGAATGAACTTCGGCATCCATCAAGAATTCACATGGGTTTATATctagaaaggaaagagaattgACAAATAGATGTGAATGTCTTCCAACACATTCTGTAGCTTCTATTTCTTCCCCTAAAATCACTATAAAATACATAAACCGTATAAAGAAACTATGGCTCCTCTTCTGGCTATATGTGCTGAATAActttgaagaagaggaagaaagctgCATGAAGAAAAGGCAACTCACAAGTTGTTCTTCCACTAAAACAACCAGACAGAAGCATAAACCAGGAATAACTGCTATGCAGGTCAGTTTTTACTGAATCATGAAAGAGTTCTTCCTGAACAGAACACCGAAGTACAATACCAGGCACTTTATTTACCTAAGAGTTGTTCATTTCAAACTGTACAACCTAGATAATCTTCTCTTTAAACTGTGGGTTTGGTGGAGTCCATACAAagctaattttattatttcactaCTTACATTTAATGTAAACTACTATCAGTGCAATTCAGAGAGACTGGAAAAATGCTTGTGTGTTATGAAGACTGTCCTGTGCTTCTAAACTTCacaaataaaatgtaagaaaaaaatattaacatttgcTCCCAGAAAACCTCAATGTCcataaaatgtttcaaaagaaCACTGAAGTTGCAGTGATAAAGATAAGATGCACAAGTCTGCTTTTAGAAATCGGAACCAGTAATTCCACAGCTTCTTCCCATGCTAAGGAGAAGTATTCTAACATACTTCATTCACTTCATAGATGATCACTTagatgtaaaaagaaacaaaataaattcctGTGTTGTGAGctggtttttttattactattattactcaATACCAGTATCTGAGTTCCTCACTGAAACTGATGGCAGAATCTGTATAGAATTACACAAGACTAGAATTTGATCACTATTAGGGAAATCTCTTTTCCTGAATAGATCGTGAATGTGGAAAACCCCTGCTGCATATCTAAGGAAAATTCAGACTAGTATATGCTTAAATTTGTTGCATAGAACAACTTTGGCCAAACACCTCCATAAAACTCAAAATCACAGTGCAAATATCAAGACTGTAATTTATCAGAGCACAAAACCCCTAGAAGTATATTATTTTACTATACCCTGGAGGACTACTTGGATACTATTCTGggagcaaaaataataattttcaaagtgTTATTTAGTATGCTAAGCTTTCTACCACTTAGTTCTACCCCCAAAAGAAGATCATAACAGACACATACATTTCTAGTTTCCTTGATTCACCATTATTTGGTAGGCATACACAGCAATTTTTGTAATCCTTGTTTTTTTGAAACTAGTAACACTCAGGTACAAGTTTCAGAAGTGAATAATAATTTCCATTCCACATATTCTGATAATATTCAAACCTGAAGCTTTTAACCACAATCTATACTTTTGAAGCAATACTGCAAATATATTTCCAAGTAACTTAATTCCATAAAATTGCATTCACCCAACTTCTGACCTTTTCcagaattttcttctattttctgaGGCAACCCTTCTCTGACTACTCACAGCAACGATCATGTTTTAGAGCAAAACAGGGCTGTTACTGACCCTGGCAATACCAAAGGCCATCATTGTATCCACTTTTTCACTCCTAACCAATGAATACTAGAATTCATTACAAAAAATTAGAAGCACTAGAGattattttaaacagcaaaccagtctaaaacaaaaagcaagcatgCACGAGGCTTATAGCTCCTTGCTTTCCAAGCACAGTTCTTCACAGTCCCCACCAAGGCATTTGCCACCTGGGACCCACAGGACTCAAGTCCTCTCCCCTGGCCACCCCAGGCACAACTGTGTTATGAACACAGCCTGCAAAGTTGTTTTTGGAGAACGGCACCAGCTTCCCTGATGCTTCTCTCGCCCCTGACAAAAGCAAGTACAGCCAGCAAAATTGGCAAAGTCCTTCAGTACTACAGCATCgtaaacagctttttaaaaaaaagaacaaaaacaaaaaaccaaccctatAGACCATTACAGAGTATAGCTTGAAAATAAAGCCTGCAAGTAAAAGattgttattttacttttctatAGATGTTTTCTGATTCTTGTTCTCAGTAACAtatacttcattttcatttgagaaaCCTGTATCTTCTGTAAAAGGAAGGAGAATGCGTTTGCCATAGCCCACAAATCCATCAAAGAGAAGACATCCAGGTTCACACTAGGATTGACTACTGATATGTAAGAGCTGAGCAACATGCAGTACAACAGCTGCATCACCATCGTCACAAGCAGGATGCCAATACAAAAGCTAGACAAAAGCTGATGGATAAAACGCCAAGGGGgtatgaaagcagaaagaagcaaCACTTCACAGAACCACGCTTAGCTCTCTAAAAGTTAAATTATATGCATCTCAGGCACTTACAGCACTTaagcaaaacagaacatttttattcGAAGTAGTTAATTCTAGTGTAGCATGACACAACCGAGTTTCAAACCAGATGAGGGGTAAACTATCATCAAGCAGACAGAACATGGTCtaaattattactgttattatttttttcatctatgGGAGATTTTAATTCTACTGTCAATAAAAGCCTGGAATAAAAGTCCACGTTTTTATCCAAATACGTCTATTCTGAATGCAAAGACTAAAGGCACTGCCTGTGTTCTTCCCCAACCAGCGGAGCTACCGTTGAGGGAAGATCTTTTAACCAAGGCACTGGTTAAGCAAAGTCTCATAAAGGCACAGTGGCAAATCAGAAACAGGAAGAAGGACACCAACAGAGTCTCAGGTGAGTCTTGCAAAATCCCATTCATGTGACCAAGCCAGACAAACAGGAAACCTTCATGTGCAGTATATAAATGACACAAAGAGCCTGAGCAGAGTTTAAGAAGTGCAAGGTTGCAAAACTGATCTTTACAAAACGTGCTAGAGAGTTGACTGCTTTACACAGGCTACTCCAAAGCACCCGTCTCAGTTCCCTTCGCCTTGCCTCTCCTACCCACTGTCACACCAGTCCGTACTGTAAAGGGCTTCTTGCTTACTCTCCCGACGCTGCAGACATGGTATCTTCAACTACAGTGCCATCTACTGCTGAAAACTGCGAAGAAAGCACTCAACAGGATGGCAAAGGAGGGATTTTTACATTTCCTTACTGAAGGCTGAGAGCAGGCACCTTGTCAAAAGTCTGAGAAACCAAGGTTGAATTCACTTCCTATAGTTGATGTGTGCACATAGGCAGGATTTCAGATGCACAGTCCAAgcttcttgtttctctgcagcaagGTGCAAAGCATACGTTAATTAAGCTCACAAAAGAAAGTGTCACCTACAAAGAATGCCAAAGTAAAGCAAAATGAATTTGCTTTCTAAAGACTTTGTTTACTGTACAGAAAACTCTAAGTAAGTAATCTGCATCCTGAGAAGTCAGAAAGGACTTATGCCAAGTAGTTTCAGGAGAAACAAACTTCAATTTACCAGTAAATTTACAAATACTAGAAATAGCTTTGTTGAAGTAAAATGTAAGTAATTGATGTACATTGCAAAGCgttagaaaaaaaagatcagttgCAGTTACTTCAAGTAAAAGTGCCTGAGAAGCACAGAATTTACTTTTTAGAGCCCAGTTCAAGCACCCAATGTGTGATGTAAGAAAAAAGAGCCCTT
This genomic interval carries:
- the GOLGA4 gene encoding golgin subfamily A member 4 isoform X11 codes for the protein MVFSSQRSASHLKILHWQYFFVDERDNKKKTRQHVILTAYVNWCKKDEKGEANLHFQLLLLTSQRNLLRSDRPSGNKVPTEFLSATHSRRRTSADQSDDGTSTSDEETLAKQPLPRSTENNGSGQASPQESLIQASSRDSLNRLDLDAAGSTFDSTSDMESETEEPLRNMDSLSKEQMRQRLRRMERSLGNYRGKYSELVSAYQVIQREKKKLQAILSQSQDKALRRIGELREELQMDQQAKKHLQEEFDASLEEKDQLISVLQTQVLLLKRRLQNGQIGTELPDSNIQSEPQVQSPIEEITTENTVEPGSNEHNEDSVKTLETLNQRVKRQENLLQRCKEMIQSHKERCAQLTNEKEALQEQLEERLQELEKMKDLQMAEKTKLITQLRDAKNLIEQLEQDKGMVIAETKRQMHETLEMKEEEIAQLRARIKQITTKGEELKEQKEKSERAAFEELERALSLAQKTEEARKKLQAEMDEKIKAVEKASEEERVTLQRELTRVKQEVIEIMKKSSEKRVAELEKYHKKEMATKDQELNKRLQAQEKAFQGKMKLALERNQSECLKTLQEQEEQGSLALEELELQKKAIQSACDRKVQKMREVVEIYRTRVLELESSLAKYSQDDRKQSEELSTLMESEKKQHTKEINCMVEKHKNKPENMKEQQEKLWTEKLQILKQQQVTEIEKMREKQQQEIATILKEKETVFRAHIEEMNEKTLEKLDAKQTELEALSSELSEALKIRHDLEQELSALNSKVCEAEQELEGKLEEERKRHKEEVEIMLKEHEMSIQGVEKVLKEELNQLRQSLEEKDRHLEELKAHEQKLKESSERSEAEFVQVSAKLEELSESHRSTSNEQAKIYEEELAKLQQKLTDLEGEKLQLSEQLERTESQLNDVKNELEAYISQVHDLKQHLQEQRNENTQKETSLTQQYECQLKDLQREADDTKRILSEKENEIEHMKLQNKQVEELKQKLLATEERMSALQEEYESKLKRQDNKMEKIKQKSKDMQETFKKNLAEQEAKLKKELENKQLEFSQKESEFNAKMLEMAHASSAGINDAVSKLESNQKEQLESLAEAHRRELEEITQSWEKKLHQQVEELQEKHEMELQEKEQEVGDLKQKLATFSAEEESTRAEITHLKEEQVKREESLKELQEQLRQSVAKVTALSDKESDLKTQLKKLEGDLNQSLKEQSGLQEQLSEQKAVEEKDKAKITELADTLKTLEEKLQDVQSSQYKDHENYEKKIEAIQLKEAEFKRLSGELVAQLDACWKNAEALLQTKINELIEKCSEKIGIVTCKIADCKRRTAEVKEAVLIKTSKILELEAQLREVTEHHSAVSTSLQKSMQQLQEKDNLITSMRADIEGLVTEKEQLQKEGGHQQQAASEKETCITQLRKELSENINAVTSMREELQEKVSEISALNKTISDLNVRLESMISLTEKEAAMSLLSKQHEEDRLQLLNQVQELSARVETLSQEKASALQQVDHCTAKLSEWKMKAQTRFTQNHDTIKDLQSKLELSNTEANKKGEELNKLKEQLAKESKNLDSLKSELEQKQNKREKQESELTAKLKNQAARIAELEEHVAQKTSENDSLMEKLKKSNEQKDTEQKEIAWQLQQAERVAFEKDNRFKEAEEKVLNLEKQIGSLKTEFEAKEREFVQMKSGILKSKEEELKELEERLNAENNTKLADLKKKAELKIGSIKRQLMSQMEEKEQQFKQDRENQLRDLEQKVQEREAKIESLEEKIKSTRDSTELEKEMLQKVESVKAAVEQEKNNMLESVQQTYKEKMHVLQKGLTEKDELLQKYEKEQQESNDSRLELQTKQEELLKKLECVEKSHQEEQSKAESLRKELEEQTKKYSLLADELARCSGDLASSREELRAKEQKHLDMENVIGDFQKKMQEKEAVSQSLEQKIKELENNLVKENEVHKTEMEDMSSRYEEKLKALQQQLDERNDSLKAFEKNVEEKAKSGLELQKLLGDMQNQQKDLQTKLEETEREKQKLCKEVNNLQKDLRTLRKEHQQELDIVKKETLEEMEQRIRCEQEDIELKHNSTLKQLMREFNTQLAQKERELETAVKEAISKAQEVETELIENHHIETTQLHKKIADKDDDLKRTVKKYEEILEAREEEMTAKVRELQAQLEDLKKEYKQKMAEEQHWNSEKVKITELQAQLAQKTTLVNDSKLKEQELREQIHVLEDQLKNYEKNVYVTSVGTPYGDENLHHTDVSLFGEPAEFEYLRKVLFEYMMGRETKTMAKVITTLLKFPADQTQKILEREDARPLFASPRRGIF